One Gossypium hirsutum isolate 1008001.06 chromosome A11, Gossypium_hirsutum_v2.1, whole genome shotgun sequence genomic window carries:
- the LOC107923929 gene encoding probable glucan 1,3-alpha-glucosidase — translation MKKKQVAFLFLIFLASQTVHSWKKDEFRACDQTPFCKRARFRKPGACTLIAHDVSISDGDLTAKLIPKAPHDQDQDQIKPLTLSVSVYQDGIMRLKIDEDPSLDPPKKRFQVADVVISEFETRKLWLQSASTEKINGDDGVLSSVVYLSDGYEAVLRHDPFEVYVREKAGNRRVVSLNSHGLFDFEQLRVKKEDEDWEERFRGHTDTRPYGPQSISFDVSFYGSDFVYGIPEHATSFALKPTRGPGVEESEPYRLFNLDVFEYLHESPFGIYGSIPFMVSHGKSGQSSGFFWLNAAEMQIDVLAKGWDAEGGILMPTEQSRIDTFWMSEAGIVDTFFFVGPGPKDVVKQYVSVTGLPAMPQLFSTGYHQCRWNYRDEEDVENVDSKFDEHDIPYDVLWLDIEHTDGKRYFTWDKMLFPHPEEMQRKLAAKGRHMVTIVDPHIKRDESFHLHKDASQRGYYVKDATGKDYDGWCWPGSSSYPDMLNPEIRSWWAEKFSYDNYVGSTPSLYIWNDMNEPSVFNGPEVTMPRDALHVGGVEHRELHNAYGYYFHMATAEGLLKRGDGKDRPFVLSRAFFAGSQRHGAVWTGDNSADWDHLRVSVPMVLTLGLTGMTFSGADVGGFFGNPEPELLVRWYQLGAYYPFFRGHAHHDTKRREPWLFGERNTALMRDAIRIRYTLLPYFYTLFREANVSGVPVVRPLWMEFPSDEAAFSNDEAFMVGNSLLVQGIYTARAKHASVYLPGKESWFDLRTGTAYKGGKVHKLEVSEESIPAFQRAGTIVPRKDRFRRSSTQMVHDPYTLVIALNSSQAAEGELYVDDGKSYNFKHGAYIHRRFVFSNGHLTSSPVGNSRFSSDCIIERVILLGYTPGAKTALVEPGNQKAEIELGPLRFGGQHAAVAVTIRKPGVRVAEDWKIKIL, via the exons ATGAAAAAGAAGCAGGTTGCCTTCCTTTTCCTCATTTTTCTCGCTTCCCAAACAGTCCATTCCTGGAAAAAAGATGAGTTCCGAGCCTGCGACCAGACCCCCTTCTGCAAGCGAGCTCGATTTCGCAAACCCGGCGCCTGCACTCTAATCGCCCACGATGTCTCCATCTCCGATGGTGATCTCACTGCCAAGCTCATTCCTAAAGCTCCACACGACCAAGACCAAGATCAGATCAAGCCGTTGACTCTCTCTGTTTCAGTCTACCAGGATGGGATCATGCGGCTCAAGATCGACGAAGATCCCTCGTTGGACCCACCCAAGAAACGGTTCCAAGTCGCCGATGTGGTTATTTCTGAATTCGAGACCAGAAAACTCTGGTTGCAGAGTGCTTCCACGGAGAAAATCAACGGCGATGATGGGGTTTTATCTTCCGTGGTGTACTTATCTGACGGATACGAGGCGGTTCTTAGGCACGATCCTTTTGAGGTTTACGTCAGGGAGAAAGCAGGTAACCGACGTGTAGTTTCATTGAATTCACATGGGTTATTTGATTTTGAACAATTGAGAGTGAAGAAAGAGGATGAGGATTGGGAGGAAAGGTTTAGAGGGCACACTGATACTAGGCCTTATGGTCCACAGTCCATTAGTTTCGATGTTTCCTTTTATGGGTCTGATTTTGTGTATGGAATACCGGAGCATGCCACTAGTTTTGCACTTAAACCCACTAGGGGACCTGGAGTTGAGGAATCTGAGCCATATAGATTGTTTAACTTGGATGTTTTTGAGTATCTTCATGAGTCGCCTTTTGGGATATATGGTTCTATCCCTTTCATGGTATCGCATGGGAAATCTGGACAGAGTTCTGGATTTTTCTGGTTGAATGCTGCGGAGATGCAGATTGATGTATTGGCAAAGGGTTGGGATGCAGAAGGTGGAATTCTGATGCCCACAGAGCAGAGTCGGATAGATACGTTTTGGATGAGTGAGGCAGGGATTGTAGATACGTTCTTTTTTGTTGGACCAGGACCAAAGGATGTTGTCAAGCAGTACGTGAGTGTGACAGGTCTGCCAGCAATGCCACAGCTGTTCTCCACGGGGTATCATCAGTGTCGCTGGAATTACCGGGATGAAGAGGATGTAGAGAATGTGGACTCCAAGTTTGATGAGCATGATATTCCATATGATGTTTTGTGGCTTGATATTGAGCATACTGATGGAAAGAGGTATTTCACATGGGATAAGATGCTATTCCCACATCCAGAAGAGATGCAAAGGAAATTGGCTGCCAAAGGTAGGCATATGGTGACAATTGTGGATCCGCATATTAAGAGGGATGAGTCATTTCACTTGCACAAGGATGCTTCCCAGAGGGGGTATTATGTAAAGGATGCAACTGGCAAGGACTATGATGGTTGGTGCTGGCCAGGCTCCTCCTCCTACCCAGATATGTTAAATCCCGAGATTAGGTCATGGTGGGCTGAGAAGTTCTCCTATGATAATTATGTCGGTTCAACTCCTTCATTGTACATTTGGAATGACATGAATGAGCCTTCTGTGTTTAATGGACCTGAG GTGACAATGCCCAGAGATGCTTTACATGTTGGTGGAGTGGAACATCGGGAGTTACATAATGCCTATGGATATTACTTCCACATGGCAACAGCTGAAGGCCTTCTAAAGCGTGGAGATGGTAAGGACAGACCTTTTGTCTTGTCCAGAGCATTCTTTGCTGGAAGTCAAAGGCATGGAGCAGTCTGGACTGGTGATAATTCGGCGGATTGGGATCATCTCAGGGTTTCAGTCCCAATGGTTTTGACGCTTGGTCTTACTGGAATGACATTCTCTG GGGCTGATGTTGGTGGATTTTTTGGCAATCCTGAGCCTGAGTTATTAGTGCGTTGGTATCAACTTGGTGCTTATTATCCTTTCTTTAGAGGTCATGCTCATCATGACACAAAAAGACGAGAGCCTTGGTTGTTTGG TGAACGAAATACCGCACTTATGAGAGATGCCATACGAATTCGTTACACCTTGCTTCCATACTTCTACACATTATTCAGAGAAGCAAATGTCAGTGGTGTTCCTGTTGTACGGCCATTATGGATGGAGTTCCCATCTGATGAAGCAGCTTTCAGCAATGATGAAGCCTTCATGGTTGGGAACAGTCTTTTAGTACAAGGGATCTATACTGCG aGGGCTAAACATGCATCAGTATATTTGCCTGGGAAGGAATCGTGGTTCGACCTTAGAACAGGAACTGCATATAAGGGAGGAAAGGTCCATAAACTTGAAGTTTCAGAAGAGAGCATTCCTGCTTTCCAAAGAGCTGGCACAATAGTGCCAAGAAAAGACCGGTTCCGTAGAAGCTCCACACAAATGGTGCATGATCCTTATACACTG GTAATAGCTCTGAACAGTTCCCAAGCAGCTGAAGGCGAACTCTATGTTGATGACGGAAAAAGCTACAACTTCAAACATGGGGCATACATCCATCGCCGCTTTGTGTTCTCGAATGGGCATCTAACATCCTCTCCCGTTGGCAACTCTAGGTTTTCGTCTGACTGCATTATCGAGCGGGTTATTCTTCTTGGATATACCCCTGGGGCTAAAACCGCACTTGTCGAACCAGGAAATCAGAAGGCTGAAATCGAACTTGGTCCACTTCGGTTCGGGGGACAACATGCTGCTGTTGCTGTAACCATCCGGAAGCCTGGTGTGAGGGTGGCTGAAGATTGGAAGATAAAAATTTTGTAG
- the LOC107922693 gene encoding aspartic proteinase Asp1 produces MRKGQVNVFFLLLFLSLSSASDQKWRKAMMSAYNGSSSSSSMMMNRVGSSILFPIHGNVYPTGYYNVTINIGHPPKPYFLDLDTGSDLTWLQCNAPCVHCIEAPHPLYQPSNDLVACRHPLCAALHPPDYKCESPDQCDYEVEYADGGSSLGVLVRDVFSLNYTNGVRLSPRLALGCGYDQIPGTSYHPLDGILGLGRGKSSIVSQLQSQGLVRNVVGHCLSGRGGGFLFFGDGLYDSSHVTWTSMSQEFTKYYSPGSAELHFGGKATGIKNLIVIFDSGSSYTYLNSQAYQALTLLLKKELSGRSLKEAPEDQTLPLCWKGRKPFRSVHDAKKYFKTSLALAFANSGRRKTQFELHPEAYLIISNKGNVCLGILNGTQVGLQNLNVIGDISMQDRMVVYDNEKQVIGWSPANCDHLPRFKSAYYM; encoded by the exons ATGAGAAAAGGGCAAGTGAATGTGTTCTTTTTGTTACTGTTTTTGAGTCTCTCTTCAGCTTCTGATCAGAAATGGAGGAAAGCAATGATGTCAGCTTACAAcggttcttcttcttcttcttccatgaTGATGAATAGAGTTGGGTCCTCCATCCTGTTCCCAATTCATGGAAATGTGTATCCAACAGG GTACTATAATGTTACCATCAATATAGGTCACCCTCCCAAGCCTTACTTTCTTGATCTTGATACTGGAAGCGACCTCACATGGCTCCAATGCAACGCTCCATGCGTCCATTGTATTGAG GCACCTCATCCGCTTTACCAACCCAGCAATGACCTAGTTGCCTGTAGACATCCGCTATGTGCAGCATTGCATCCGCCTGACTACAAATGTGAAAGTCCAGACCAATGTGACTATGAGGTTGAGTATGCAGATGGTGGTTCATCCCTTGGAGTCCTTGTGCGAGACGTGTTTTCTTTAAACTATACAAATGGAGTTCGACTCAGTCCTCGTTTGGCCCTCGG ATGCGGGTATGATCAAATTCCGGGCACATCTTACCATCCCTTGGATGGAATACTTGGCCTTGGAAGAGGAAAATCTAGCATTGTGTCACAACTTCAGAGCCAGGGTTTGGTGCGGAATGTCGTAGGCCACTGTTTAAGCGGAAGAGGTGGCGGATTTCTTTTCTTCGGGGACGGTCTCTATGATTCTTCACATGTGACTTGGACATCAATGTCTCAGGAGTTTAC AAAATACTATTCCCCGGGAAGTGCAGAACTACACTTCGGTGGGAAAGCTACCGGTATTAAAAATCTCATCGTAATTTTTGACAGTGGGAGCTCTTACACTTACCTTAATTCTCAGGCTTATCAAGCATTAACATTGTTG TTGAAAAAAGAACTAAGCGGACGGTCGCTAAAGGAAGCCCCGGAGGACCAGACACTCCCACTATGTTGGAAAGGTCGAAAGCCTTTCAGAAGTGTGCACGATGCCAAGAAATACTTCAAGACCTCACTGGCTTTGGCCTTTGCAAATAGTGGCAGAAGAAAAACCCAGTTTGAATTACACCCTGAAGCTTACCTTATAATATCA AACAAGGGAAATGTTTGCTTGGGAATTCTAAATGGAACACAAGTGGGGCTGCAAAATTTGAATGTCATTGGAG ACATATCAATGCAAGACAGAATGGTGGTTTATGACAATGAGAAACAAGTGATAGGATGGAGCCCTGCAAATTGTGATCATCTTCCTAGGTTCAAAtctgcttattatatgtga